A window of the Lactobacillus gasseri ATCC 33323 = JCM 1131 genome harbors these coding sequences:
- a CDS encoding xanthine phosphoribosyltransferase encodes MKLLEERIRKDGEVLDGDVLKINSFLNHQVDPELMMQVGEEFKRLFENEKITKVLTCEASGIAPGIMAAYQLGVPMVFARKKKPSTLNDAVYWADVFSYTKKVNNKICVEKKFLSSDDHLLIIDDFLAHGEAVKGMLNIAKQANAAVAGVGVVVAKEFQGGSDWVKEHGYRLEALARISNFENNQVHFVGEK; translated from the coding sequence TTGAAATTACTTGAGGAACGGATTCGCAAAGATGGAGAAGTATTAGATGGTGACGTCTTAAAGATTAATTCTTTTCTTAATCATCAAGTCGATCCGGAACTTATGATGCAAGTAGGGGAAGAATTCAAACGTTTATTTGAAAATGAAAAGATCACTAAAGTTCTTACCTGTGAAGCTTCAGGAATTGCACCTGGTATTATGGCAGCTTATCAACTAGGCGTTCCAATGGTTTTCGCAAGAAAGAAAAAGCCATCCACTCTCAACGACGCTGTTTACTGGGCCGATGTATTTTCCTATACAAAAAAGGTTAATAATAAAATTTGCGTAGAAAAGAAATTTTTAAGCAGTGACGATCATTTATTAATTATTGATGATTTCTTAGCACATGGTGAAGCCGTTAAGGGAATGCTTAATATCGCCAAACAAGCAAATGCAGCTGTAGCAGGTGTCGGCGTAGTGGTAGCTAAAGAGTTCCAAGGTGGCAGCGACTGGGTTAAGGAACATGGCTATCGTCTTGAAGCCTTAGCTAGAATTTCTAATTTTGAAAATAATCAAGTACATTTTGTAGGAGAAAAATAA
- the guaA gene encoding glutamine-hydrolyzing GMP synthase, with protein sequence MAKTNLNDFDKIIVLDFGSQYNQLITRRIRDFGIYSELLPHDLSIEKIKKMAPKGIIFSGGPNSVYDEGALKVDPEIFKLGIPILGICYGMQLMSYDLGGKVEKADNSEYGRADIEVTDPNAVLFEGLPKEQYVWMSHGDLVTKAPEGFKVTAKSKNCPISAIANDEKKFYGIQFHAEVRNSEYGLDILKNFAFNVCDAKANWTMDDFIEMQVDEIREKVGDKKVILGLSGGVDSSVTATLLHKAIGDQLTAIFVDHGMLRKDEGDQVMQALNKDLGVNIIRVNAQKRFLDKLKGVTDPEQKRKIIGKEFIEVFNEEAKKLKDVDFLAQGTLYTDVIESGTNTAQTIKSHHNVGGLPEDMHFELIEPLRKLFKDEVRELGEKLGIPHDLVWRQPFPGPGLAIRVLGEVTEDKLKIVRESDAILRDEIKKAGLQEDIWQYFTVLPGIRSVGVMGDGRTYDYTIGIRAVTSIDGMTADFAKLPWDVLSKISTRIVDECDHINRVVYDITSKPPSTIEWE encoded by the coding sequence GTGGCTAAGACTAATCTAAATGACTTTGACAAGATTATCGTGCTTGATTTTGGTAGTCAATATAACCAACTGATTACCCGTCGAATTCGTGATTTTGGTATTTATTCAGAACTTTTGCCTCATGACTTGAGCATTGAAAAAATTAAGAAAATGGCACCTAAAGGAATTATCTTTTCAGGTGGTCCTAACAGTGTTTATGATGAAGGCGCATTAAAGGTTGATCCTGAAATCTTTAAGCTAGGTATTCCAATTTTAGGTATTTGCTACGGGATGCAGCTGATGAGTTACGACTTAGGTGGCAAGGTAGAAAAGGCTGATAATTCAGAATATGGCCGTGCAGATATCGAAGTAACTGATCCAAATGCGGTCTTGTTTGAAGGCTTACCTAAAGAGCAATATGTATGGATGAGCCACGGAGATCTAGTAACTAAGGCACCAGAAGGCTTTAAAGTTACTGCTAAGAGTAAGAATTGCCCAATTTCTGCAATTGCTAATGATGAAAAGAAATTCTATGGAATTCAATTCCATGCGGAAGTTCGCAATTCAGAATATGGCTTAGATATTTTGAAGAACTTTGCATTCAATGTTTGTGATGCAAAGGCTAACTGGACAATGGACGATTTCATTGAAATGCAAGTTGATGAAATTCGTGAAAAAGTCGGTGATAAGAAAGTCATCTTAGGCCTTTCAGGTGGTGTTGATTCAAGCGTTACAGCAACACTTTTGCACAAGGCAATTGGCGATCAATTGACTGCAATTTTTGTTGATCATGGGATGCTTCGTAAGGACGAAGGCGACCAAGTAATGCAGGCCTTGAACAAGGATCTTGGTGTAAACATTATTCGTGTTAATGCACAAAAGCGCTTTTTAGATAAACTTAAGGGCGTAACCGACCCTGAGCAAAAACGTAAGATCATTGGTAAGGAGTTTATTGAAGTCTTTAATGAAGAAGCTAAGAAGCTTAAGGATGTTGATTTCTTAGCTCAAGGTACGTTATATACTGATGTGATTGAATCAGGTACTAATACTGCTCAAACAATTAAGTCTCACCACAATGTTGGTGGCTTACCTGAGGATATGCATTTTGAGTTAATTGAACCACTTCGTAAGCTTTTCAAGGATGAAGTACGTGAACTGGGTGAAAAATTGGGTATTCCACACGACTTAGTATGGCGTCAACCATTCCCAGGTCCAGGTCTTGCTATTCGTGTATTAGGTGAAGTTACCGAAGATAAACTTAAGATTGTGCGTGAAAGTGACGCAATTTTACGTGATGAAATTAAAAAGGCTGGCCTGCAAGAAGATATTTGGCAATATTTCACAGTACTTCCTGGTATTCGCTCAGTTGGTGTTATGGGTGATGGACGTACTTACGACTACACCATTGGTATTCGTGCTGTAACTTCAATTGATGGGATGACTGCAGACTTTGCTAAATTGCCATGGGATGTATTAAGCAAGATTTCTACAAGAATTGTAGATGAATGTGATCATATTAACCGTGTAGTTTATGATATTACTAGTAAGCCACCTTCCACTATTGAGTGGGAATAA
- a CDS encoding putative holin-like toxin, producing MSVYESISLMLLFGTFLLALLTYIDHHKK from the coding sequence ATGTCGGTTTACGAGAGCATTTCTTTGATGCTTTTGTTTGGTACGTTCTTGTTAGCTCTGCTGACATACATCGACCACCACAAAAAATAA
- a CDS encoding helix-turn-helix domain-containing protein, with product MRLGQKIADLRKKNNLSQEGLAEKMNVSRQAVSKWESEQSIPDIEKIVNLSELFGVTTDYLLKSGEPSFELKNEDINDKDKLPVLSDELVKKYLAASQKSSKLRALAIALIIFSPVWLCFACILSIFFDHDSHYETPLTFTISLSGYVAAIITIAIALGLFIYSLLNMREFKQIKKQHFDLTEERKKLEFTIKLFHQNNDKYVVFASILAVLSIIGPMINWFSNFSSSSIGFIITWGITFIIFSSASYLFTFYLFQRNYLSTLIKHKKHLPIKLHRLFVYGSWIYVFCVLGIFYITTRLPYGLYIPFFNPTLFVYLSITVYCLFTYFFIKEKAE from the coding sequence ATGAGATTAGGTCAAAAAATCGCAGACTTGCGGAAAAAGAATAATCTTTCTCAAGAAGGCTTAGCTGAAAAAATGAACGTTAGTCGCCAAGCAGTTTCAAAATGGGAAAGTGAACAATCAATTCCAGATATTGAAAAAATAGTTAATTTATCAGAATTATTTGGTGTAACAACTGACTATCTATTAAAGAGCGGCGAACCCTCATTTGAGCTTAAAAATGAAGATATTAATGATAAAGATAAATTACCTGTTTTATCTGATGAATTAGTTAAAAAATATTTAGCTGCTAGTCAGAAAAGTTCCAAATTACGTGCTTTAGCTATTGCCTTAATTATTTTTAGTCCTGTGTGGTTATGTTTTGCATGTATCTTATCTATCTTCTTCGACCACGACAGTCACTATGAAACTCCTCTAACTTTCACAATTTCTCTCAGTGGCTACGTAGCAGCTATTATTACTATTGCCATTGCATTGGGGCTTTTTATTTATAGTCTATTAAATATGCGTGAGTTCAAACAAATCAAAAAGCAACACTTTGATTTGACTGAAGAGAGAAAGAAATTAGAATTCACAATTAAATTATTTCACCAAAATAATGATAAATACGTAGTCTTTGCTAGTATTTTAGCCGTTTTAAGTATTATCGGACCAATGATTAATTGGTTCAGTAACTTTTCAAGCTCTAGCATAGGATTTATTATTACCTGGGGAATAACTTTCATAATTTTTAGTAGTGCTTCATATTTATTTACTTTTTATTTATTCCAAAGAAATTATCTTTCTACTCTAATTAAGCATAAAAAGCATTTGCCAATTAAGCTTCACAGATTGTTTGTCTATGGCAGTTGGATTTATGTTTTCTGTGTCCTGGGTATTTTTTATATTACTACTAGACTTCCTTATGGTTTGTATATACCCTTTTTTAATCCTACACTTTTCGTATATTTAAGTATTACAGTTTACTGTCTATTTACATACTTTTTTATCAAAGAAAAAGCTGAATAA
- a CDS encoding type II toxin-antitoxin system death-on-curing family toxin gives MEYRYLSSSDLIYVNKRVLEFTGEKQEVIQYPEGLSVIIEQPQMVLFGHELYPSLWLKAAFVLQKSTKKHIFTDGNKRTAYVVTKLFLKLNGYSLKVSKSQGIALMLSVTTSADSEEIMQKVAIFLQKNSVRINK, from the coding sequence ATGGAATATAGATATTTATCTTCTAGCGATTTGATATATGTTAACAAAAGAGTTCTAGAATTTACCGGCGAAAAGCAAGAAGTTATTCAATACCCCGAAGGATTAAGTGTAATTATTGAACAGCCACAAATGGTTCTTTTTGGACATGAATTATATCCAAGTTTATGGTTAAAAGCTGCCTTTGTTTTGCAAAAAAGTACTAAAAAACATATTTTTACGGATGGAAATAAGAGAACAGCATATGTGGTAACAAAATTATTTTTAAAATTAAATGGATATAGTTTAAAAGTATCAAAATCTCAAGGGATCGCATTAATGCTGAGTGTAACTACAAGTGCAGATTCAGAAGAAATAATGCAAAAAGTAGCAATATTTTTGCAGAAGAATAGTGTAAGGATCAATAAGTAA
- a CDS encoding putative holin-like toxin, giving the protein MSVYESISLMLLFGTFVLALLTYIDHHKK; this is encoded by the coding sequence ATGTCGGTTTACGAAAGTATTTCCTTAATGCTTTTGTTTGGTACGTTCGTGTTAGCTTTGCTAACCTATATCGACCACCACAAAAAATAA
- a CDS encoding TetR/AcrR family transcriptional regulator, producing MNTQDKLVGKTITVIDKYGYQNLSLRKLTATLGLTTGAFYKHFKSKDALYEKVAIELSRNFIDKISLPDNATAQEKLLIIAKNFCQYVDQHNNLAEFLFFNSTTLKVFSTKKSKYDFLDKMKVLVNELNPKKNVSNQDLFIQIWSFIQGYAALVNKKIVEYDEDLVKRTLDEFLQ from the coding sequence ATGAATACACAAGATAAGTTAGTTGGTAAGACTATTACTGTCATAGACAAATATGGGTATCAAAATTTAAGTTTAAGAAAGTTAACAGCTACACTTGGATTAACTACAGGTGCTTTTTATAAGCATTTTAAAAGTAAAGATGCCTTATATGAAAAAGTAGCAATTGAACTATCACGTAATTTTATTGATAAGATATCTTTACCTGATAATGCGACAGCTCAAGAGAAATTACTAATAATTGCTAAAAACTTTTGTCAGTATGTAGATCAACATAATAATTTAGCTGAATTTTTGTTTTTTAATTCAACTACTTTAAAAGTATTTTCTACTAAAAAATCAAAATATGATTTTTTAGATAAAATGAAAGTTTTAGTTAATGAACTAAATCCAAAAAAGAATGTATCAAATCAAGATCTATTTATTCAAATATGGTCATTTATTCAAGGATATGCTGCTTTAGTTAATAAGAAAATAGTCGAATACGACGAGGATTTAGTGAAAAGGACACTAGATGAGTTTTTACAGTAG
- a CDS encoding NAD(P)H-dependent oxidoreductase: MDCLIIYCHPYDKSFNHAVLENVGNNLRQNNKDYKLIDLYKDGFVPIYDLEEMRLFHTGQTHDPLVKKYLSWLKETPEVIFITPFWWNGIPGMLKGFIDKVMKEGQGLSHTVTKTGIHGELTNVKHTYVFTTSTSPTFYLKLFLGNGIKKIFVNKTLKQLGMQDRHWYNFGGVSTSSVGRRKKYLDKIAKMNL, from the coding sequence ATGGATTGCTTGATTATTTATTGTCATCCCTACGATAAAAGTTTTAATCATGCTGTACTAGAAAATGTAGGAAATAATTTAAGACAAAATAATAAGGATTACAAATTAATAGATTTGTACAAAGATGGTTTTGTTCCAATCTATGATCTCGAAGAAATGCGCTTGTTTCATACCGGACAGACACATGATCCTTTAGTAAAAAAGTATCTTAGTTGGTTGAAAGAAACACCAGAAGTGATTTTTATTACTCCATTTTGGTGGAATGGAATTCCTGGAATGTTAAAAGGATTTATTGATAAAGTCATGAAAGAAGGACAAGGACTGTCACATACAGTTACGAAAACTGGTATCCATGGTGAACTAACTAATGTTAAACATACATATGTTTTTACTACTTCAACTTCTCCAACATTTTATTTGAAACTGTTTTTAGGAAATGGTATTAAAAAAATTTTTGTTAATAAGACTTTAAAACAGCTGGGGATGCAAGATCGTCATTGGTACAATTTTGGTGGTGTAAGTACTTCTTCAGTAGGTAGACGTAAAAAATATTTGGATAAAATTGCAAAAATGAATTTATAA
- a CDS encoding YjdF family protein: MIKGELTIIFDDPFYKAIFERIDGTNYEVAQVNLGASLPHMPEILKLVNFHYSKLHFYQTTVEKEKIYHVNPKRAQRLAHKVTQKKIIGTKAQQALKKQFEQSKIAKKKANKDRKRKEQEKRFFQKQAKRREKHRGH; encoded by the coding sequence ATGATTAAAGGTGAATTGACTATCATTTTTGATGATCCGTTTTACAAAGCAATTTTTGAACGGATTGATGGTACTAATTATGAAGTAGCGCAGGTTAATTTAGGAGCATCCCTGCCACATATGCCAGAGATACTTAAGTTGGTAAACTTTCATTATTCGAAATTGCATTTTTATCAAACTACGGTGGAGAAAGAAAAGATTTATCATGTTAATCCTAAGAGAGCACAAAGATTAGCTCATAAGGTTACTCAAAAGAAAATTATTGGTACCAAAGCACAGCAAGCTTTGAAAAAGCAGTTTGAACAGTCAAAGATAGCCAAGAAAAAGGCAAATAAGGATAGGAAACGTAAAGAACAAGAAAAACGTTTCTTCCAAAAACAAGCTAAACGTCGAGAAAAACATCGTGGTCATTAA
- a CDS encoding putative holin-like toxin: MNLLTKFNFIVHIWISKHFFNIFHHFSSSTKNFVSNPYYAKNSQFLLGALIFYLNFYLVRLSSRTNFRYTNLCRKFYERRLFSLPEVRPMVNTLQKGFNHVGLRKHSLMLLFGTFVLALLTYIDHHKK; encoded by the coding sequence ATGAATCTTCTTACTAAATTCAACTTCATTGTACATATTTGGATCAGTAAACATTTTTTTAATATATTTCATCATTTTTCCTCTTCTACTAAAAATTTTGTTTCTAATCCTTATTACGCAAAAAACTCCCAATTTTTGTTGGGAGCTTTAATTTTTTATTTAAATTTTTATCTTGTTCGTCTTTCGTCACGAACAAATTTTCGCTATACTAATCTTTGCAGAAAGTTTTATGAGCGGCGGTTGTTTTCCCTCCCGGAGGTAAGGCCTATGGTCAATACACTGCAGAAAGGGTTCAACCATGTCGGTTTACGAAAGCATTCTTTAATGCTTTTGTTTGGTACGTTTGTGCTAGCTTTGCTAACCTATATCGACCACCACAAAAAATAA
- a CDS encoding DUF4160 domain-containing protein: MPNYFTYAGYKLYFWSNEGDEPIHVHVTKGHPNPASTKFWILEDGTVQMANNKAELSKKDLKKITAFLEANIDEICDTWKDYFRLDKISFYKD, from the coding sequence ATGCCTAATTATTTTACTTATGCAGGTTATAAACTATATTTTTGGTCAAATGAAGGTGATGAGCCGATTCATGTTCATGTGACTAAAGGCCACCCTAATCCAGCATCTACAAAATTTTGGATTTTAGAGGATGGTACTGTGCAAATGGCAAATAATAAAGCTGAATTGTCTAAAAAAGATTTAAAGAAAATAACAGCTTTCTTGGAAGCTAATATTGACGAAATCTGCGATACATGGAAGGATTATTTTAGATTAGATAAAATATCTTTTTATAAAGATTAA
- a CDS encoding YjdF family protein, with translation MIKGVLTIVFDEPFYKAIFERIDGNSYSVAQVNLGTSLPRMPEIIYLVNRKYSKLNFYRTTIENRADRHINPKRAQRLAHTATQQKQIGTKAQIALKKQFEESKIIKKMSVKENKQLEKERKFLKKQAKKREKHRGH, from the coding sequence ATGATTAAAGGTGTATTAACTATCGTCTTTGATGAGCCGTTTTACAAGGCTATTTTTGAGCGAATTGATGGAAACAGTTATAGCGTAGCGCAAGTTAATTTAGGTACATCATTACCGCGTATGCCAGAAATTATTTATTTAGTGAATCGAAAGTATTCAAAATTGAATTTCTACAGAACCACAATTGAAAATCGAGCAGATCGTCACATTAATCCAAAAAGAGCTCAACGCTTGGCGCATACAGCTACGCAACAAAAGCAAATTGGGACTAAGGCACAAATAGCCTTAAAAAAACAATTTGAAGAATCGAAAATAATTAAGAAGATGAGTGTTAAAGAAAATAAACAGCTTGAAAAGGAAAGAAAATTTCTAAAAAAGCAGGCTAAAAAACGTGAAAAACATCGAGGTCATTAA
- a CDS encoding methylated-DNA--[protein]-cysteine S-methyltransferase, with product MKTISYYNSPIGKILLASDEQGLVGLWLDTDRYYGDILAKNYSEGENEYLVSAKKWLDIYFQGKEPTFTPQLHFTGTDFQKRVWQALLKIPYGTTITYKKIAVQVAKDKEHLPIRATGGAVGRNHICIIVPCHRVVGVNHNLTGYAAGIDKKIKLLRLEGVDISQFKNHINH from the coding sequence ATGAAAACTATTTCTTACTACAATTCACCTATTGGAAAAATATTGCTCGCTAGTGACGAGCAAGGTCTAGTTGGGCTATGGCTAGATACTGATCGTTACTATGGAGATATTCTTGCAAAAAACTATTCCGAAGGAGAAAACGAATATCTAGTTTCTGCTAAAAAATGGTTAGATATTTATTTTCAAGGAAAAGAGCCTACTTTTACTCCTCAATTACACTTTACTGGTACTGATTTTCAGAAAAGAGTTTGGCAGGCCTTACTAAAAATTCCTTATGGAACAACTATAACTTACAAAAAAATCGCTGTCCAAGTAGCTAAAGATAAAGAACACTTACCTATCAGAGCTACTGGCGGAGCTGTTGGTCGAAATCATATTTGTATTATTGTTCCTTGCCATAGAGTTGTTGGCGTTAACCATAATTTAACCGGATATGCTGCTGGAATTGATAAGAAAATTAAATTGCTTAGACTCGAGGGAGTTGATATTAGTCAATTTAAGAATCACATTAATCATTAA
- the frc gene encoding formyl-CoA transferase codes for MSENEKNEQNEYAPLKGIKIVDWTQVQSGPSCTQLLAWLGADVIKIERTNTGDPTRNELLDIKDSWSLYYLQLNANKRSLTLDIKTPEGKKIMYDLAKKADVFVENIAPGSADRNGFGWEKLHSINPRLIYASLKGFNEGSRFENVKAFEPVAQAAGGSASATGWNKGVNNVPTQSAAALGDSNTGMHLAIGILAALLQREHTGEGTFVYQSMQDAVLNLCRIKLRDQLMLDNLGALPHYAVYPNWKWGKAIPRAENTEGGQVIGWTYKAKGWETDPNAYVYIVIQNENKKWDKMCEAMGHPEWEKDPRFVDWQHRQLHKEELYPLIEAYTKQYDKYTLTKELGAAGVPVGPVLDWHELENDPDLNSDGTIVTIDQGGNRGKFKTIGLPFSLSNYKPAYDRAPDLGENNKEILTELGYDADQIEDLVNKGVISKAKGPKNPRVHVIIDGKEH; via the coding sequence ATGAGCGAAAACGAAAAAAATGAACAAAATGAATATGCTCCATTAAAAGGTATTAAAATTGTCGACTGGACTCAAGTCCAATCAGGCCCATCATGTACTCAACTTTTAGCTTGGCTTGGTGCCGATGTTATTAAAATTGAACGTACTAATACTGGTGACCCAACTAGAAATGAATTGCTTGATATTAAAGATTCTTGGAGTCTTTACTACTTACAATTAAACGCCAATAAGAGATCTCTAACTTTGGATATTAAGACTCCTGAAGGTAAAAAGATTATGTATGACTTAGCTAAAAAAGCTGATGTCTTTGTTGAAAACATTGCACCAGGATCAGCTGATCGTAACGGCTTTGGCTGGGAAAAGCTTCACTCTATTAATCCTAGATTGATCTATGCTTCATTAAAGGGATTTAATGAAGGTTCACGTTTTGAAAATGTTAAGGCATTTGAGCCCGTTGCTCAAGCTGCTGGTGGTTCTGCATCTGCAACTGGTTGGAACAAAGGCGTAAACAATGTTCCTACTCAATCTGCAGCTGCCCTAGGTGATTCAAACACTGGTATGCACTTAGCTATCGGTATTTTAGCTGCCTTATTGCAACGTGAACACACCGGTGAAGGTACTTTTGTTTACCAATCAATGCAAGACGCTGTTCTTAACCTTTGCCGTATTAAATTACGTGACCAACTTATGCTTGACAACTTGGGTGCTCTACCTCACTACGCAGTTTACCCAAATTGGAAGTGGGGCAAGGCAATTCCTCGTGCTGAGAACACCGAAGGTGGACAAGTTATCGGCTGGACTTACAAGGCTAAAGGTTGGGAAACTGATCCTAATGCATATGTATATATCGTTATTCAAAATGAAAATAAGAAATGGGATAAAATGTGTGAAGCTATGGGTCACCCAGAATGGGAAAAGGATCCAAGATTTGTTGACTGGCAACACCGTCAATTACACAAAGAAGAATTATATCCATTAATCGAAGCCTACACTAAGCAATACGATAAATACACTTTAACTAAAGAGCTTGGTGCTGCTGGCGTTCCAGTTGGACCAGTTTTAGACTGGCATGAACTTGAAAACGATCCTGATCTAAATAGCGATGGTACAATCGTTACTATCGACCAAGGTGGTAATCGTGGTAAGTTCAAGACTATTGGTTTACCATTCAGTCTTTCGAACTACAAGCCAGCTTATGATAGAGCACCTGACCTTGGCGAAAACAACAAGGAAATCTTAACTGAACTTGGTTATGATGCAGATCAAATCGAAGATTTAGTTAACAAGGGCGTTATTTCTAAAGCTAAGGGTCCAAAGAATCCACGTGTTCACGTTATTATTGATGGAAAAGAACACTAA
- the oxc gene encoding oxalyl-CoA decarboxylase: MVDDSLNRTGASLLIDALQKNGINNLYGVVGIPITDLARLAELRGMKYYGFRREDSAVDAAAAAGFLTKKPGVAMTVSAPGFLNGLTALAQATKNCFPLIMISGSSERHIIDLAQGDYEGLDQYNVAKPFCKKAYRVDRAQDVGLAVARAIRTAVSGRPGGVYLDLPADTIAQLNDDLGEKNMGVYKLVDPAPLQEPSDDAINRAVDIIKQAKKPLIILGKGAAYDRTEKQVQELINKTDIPFLPMSMAKGLVPDDDKHSAAAARSLSLKNADVVILIGARLNWMLSYGDAPQFNPEAKFIQLDIDATQFDSAQKISAPLQGDLTSILNKLVPALTATGYKVPSDWLDAIAQDTAKNDAKFAKRIKAGETNPEFGYYGAIEPINDYFQEHPDTYLVSEGANTLDIGRDMIGMKLPRHRLDTGTWGVMGVGMGYAIATAVETGKHVVALDGDSAFGFDGMDVETMCRYNLPITVVVINNGGIYNGVDNVVPDQLGPTTLDPTGRYDLIAKAFGGDNYYVTNYQEMKDTFATAVESGRPSIINVQIDPSMGKESGHIGNLNPELNLKPLEEAEQKKIDKE; this comes from the coding sequence ATGGTAGATGACTCTTTAAATAGAACTGGTGCCAGTTTATTAATTGACGCTTTGCAAAAAAATGGTATTAACAACCTATACGGAGTTGTAGGTATTCCGATTACTGATTTGGCTAGATTAGCTGAATTAAGAGGAATGAAGTATTATGGCTTTCGTCGTGAAGACTCAGCCGTAGACGCTGCTGCAGCTGCCGGATTTTTAACTAAAAAACCTGGTGTAGCAATGACTGTATCCGCACCAGGTTTTTTGAATGGATTAACTGCTTTAGCACAAGCTACTAAGAACTGTTTCCCATTAATTATGATTTCTGGTTCTTCAGAACGTCATATTATCGACTTAGCTCAAGGTGACTACGAAGGTTTAGATCAATACAACGTTGCTAAGCCTTTCTGTAAAAAAGCTTACCGTGTTGATAGAGCACAAGATGTTGGTTTAGCAGTCGCACGCGCTATTCGTACTGCTGTATCTGGTAGACCAGGTGGTGTTTACCTTGATTTACCAGCTGACACTATTGCCCAACTCAATGATGACCTTGGCGAAAAGAACATGGGCGTCTACAAGTTAGTTGACCCAGCTCCACTTCAAGAACCAAGTGACGATGCAATCAACCGCGCAGTTGACATCATTAAGCAAGCTAAAAAACCTTTGATCATTCTTGGTAAAGGTGCTGCTTATGACAGAACTGAAAAGCAAGTTCAAGAATTGATTAACAAGACTGATATTCCATTCTTACCAATGTCAATGGCTAAAGGTCTTGTCCCAGATGACGACAAACACTCTGCCGCTGCTGCCCGCTCATTATCATTAAAGAATGCAGATGTAGTAATTTTAATTGGTGCAAGATTAAACTGGATGCTTTCATATGGTGATGCACCACAATTTAACCCAGAGGCTAAATTTATCCAATTAGACATCGACGCAACTCAATTTGATTCTGCTCAAAAGATTTCTGCACCACTTCAAGGTGACTTAACCTCTATTTTAAACAAATTAGTTCCAGCTCTTACTGCAACTGGCTACAAGGTACCTTCTGACTGGCTTGATGCAATTGCTCAAGATACTGCTAAGAATGACGCTAAGTTCGCTAAAAGAATTAAGGCTGGTGAAACTAACCCAGAATTTGGATATTACGGCGCTATCGAACCTATTAATGATTACTTCCAAGAACATCCAGACACCTACCTTGTAAGTGAAGGTGCTAATACGCTTGATATTGGTCGTGACATGATTGGTATGAAACTTCCTCGCCACAGACTTGATACTGGTACTTGGGGCGTCATGGGCGTTGGCATGGGTTATGCCATTGCTACTGCTGTTGAAACTGGTAAGCATGTCGTTGCCTTAGATGGGGACAGTGCATTTGGCTTTGACGGTATGGATGTTGAAACAATGTGCCGTTACAATTTACCTATTACTGTTGTCGTTATTAACAATGGTGGTATTTACAATGGTGTTGACAATGTTGTTCCAGATCAATTAGGTCCAACTACGCTTGATCCAACTGGTCGCTATGACCTAATCGCTAAGGCCTTCGGTGGTGACAATTACTACGTAACTAACTATCAAGAAATGAAAGATACTTTTGCTACAGCCGTTGAATCAGGTCGTCCAAGTATTATCAACGTTCAAATTGATCCTTCAATGGGTAAAGAATCAGGCCACATCGGTAATTTAAACCCAGAATTAAACTTAAAGCCTCTTGAAGAAGCTGAACAAAAGAAAATTGATAAGGAGTAA